The window GGGCTGGGCGGGTCGGGCGGGCCGGGCGGGTCGGGCGGGCTGGGCGGGTCGGGCGGGCTGGGCGGGCCGGGCGGGCCGGTGGCCGCCCGGCGCGGTCCCCCGTCGCCGCGCGACGGCCTGGCACCGGGGAAGGTGCGCCAGGACGTCGGCGGCGACGGGAGGCCGCGACGGGCGGACGTGCCCGGGACGGGTGCCCAGGAGGCCGGCGGCGCTCACAGGACACCCGGGACGATCTCGGTGGAGCGCTCGGAGAAGGCCTGCTCGCCCTGCTCCTGCAGCTGCTGCCAGGTCGCGGCGTCCCAGATCTCCAGGCGCCGTCCGACGCCGAGGACGGCGAGGTCGCGCGTCAGGCCCGCGTACTCCCGCAGCAGCGGCGCGACCGTGATGCGGCCCTGCTTGTCCGGCACCTCGTCCTGGGCGCCGGCGAGCAGCATGCGCGAGTAGTCGCGGGCGTCCTTGTTCGTGAGCGGCGCACCGGCGAGCTCGTCGACGAGCGACTCGAACGCCGAGCGCGCGAAGGCGAACACGCAGCGCTCCTGCCCGCGGGTCAGGACGATCCCGCTCTCGAAGGAGGGGCGCCACTTCGCCGGGAGGATCAGCCGGTTCTTGTCGTCGAGGCGCGGGGAGAACGTGCCGAGGAACATCGGCCCTCCTTCCCCGCGCCCTGGTGCCCACCACTGGACTCCACGTTACTCCACTTCGCTCCACTTCGTCGGTCGCACACTCCACCAACTTGAGAACCTGCTGCTCAGCGCCGCGCGGGCGCGCCGGTGCGCCGTCGTCACCCGACCGACGGCGCGACGCGCCC of the Aquipuribacter sp. SD81 genome contains:
- the mraZ gene encoding division/cell wall cluster transcriptional repressor MraZ — translated: MFLGTFSPRLDDKNRLILPAKWRPSFESGIVLTRGQERCVFAFARSAFESLVDELAGAPLTNKDARDYSRMLLAGAQDEVPDKQGRITVAPLLREYAGLTRDLAVLGVGRRLEIWDAATWQQLQEQGEQAFSERSTEIVPGVL